From the genome of Hydrogenovibrio kuenenii DSM 12350:
GGTGCGTGGTGAGTTTGTCGTAATCGTTTCTGGCGATAGCGGGGTAGTTTCTGAGCAAGAAGATTATGATGGGCTTGTTAAAATTTTGTTGTCACAGAATCTTCCTGTAAAGCAAATATCTGAAATTGTTGGGGAATTTTATTCTGTGCCCAAAAAGGCTGTTTATCAACGGGTTTTGTCATTGAAATAATAGTGTCATTGAACTATTGTATTATCTCTTGTCTTATTTAAGGGTTGAATGGCTTGTGCATAGTGCGCCAACATTAAGAATAAAACCAGTTAAGATTTTTGATAAAATGCCAAAATAAGACATGAAAAAAAATAAAAAAAATGACAGACTGCTTGGGTTATAAGAATTAAATGTGTGGAATTGTTGGCGGAGTCGCCGAAAGAAATGTTGTTCCTATCCTTTTAGAAGGGCTTAGACGCCTCGAATATAGAGGGTATGATTCATCTGGTATTGCATTGTTAAATGCTTCCGACTCGGTAGGTTGTCAAATTCAACGCCTTAGAGCTGTTGGGAAAATTAAAGAACTCGATTCTAAAATCCAACAAAGTGCCTTGTTTGATGGTCAAGTTGGTATTGCTCACACTCGTTGGGCAACTCATGGTATCCCTTCCGAAAATAACGCACACCCTCATGTTTGTAATAATGAAGTTGCTGTTGTTCATAATGGCATTATTGAAAATTACCATTTATTAAAAGACGTCCAGTTGGCAGAGGGTTACCGCTTTACCTCTGAAACAGATACTGAAGTGGTTGCTCATGCAGTGCATCATGAGCTCAAAACCTCTCATTCTTTATTGATAGCAGTTCAGCAGGCGATTACACATTTTGAAGGCGCTTATGCGTTGGGTGTGATCAGTCCTGAGTTCCCTGATACGCTTATAGCGGCAAGAAAAGGCAGTCCTTTGGTGATCGGTGTGGGGATAGGTGAGTTTTTTATTGCCTCGGATGTTTCCGCTTTGTTGCCTGTTACTCAGAACTTCATGTTTCTTGAGGATGGCGATGTCGCAGAGTTAACTCGACATGGCGTGAAGATTTTTAATCAAGATGGTCAGGTGGTTGAGAGAGAGGTGAAGCAGTCATCTTTGAATATGCATTCAGTTGAGCTGGGTGAGCATCGTCACTATATGCATAAAGAGATTTTTGAGCAGCCACAGGCGGTTATCGATACGCTTGAAGGGCGTATTTCGCAAGAGCATGTTTTGCCTTCTGCTTTTGGTTATCAAGCCGAATCTACTTTTAAATCGATTAAACAAGTTCAAGTTATTGCTTGTGGCACCAGTTATCACGCAGGAATGGTGTCAAAGTATTGGTTTGAAGATATTATTGGCTTGCCTTGTTCCGTTGAGGTGGCAAGTGAATATCGTTACCGAAATCCGGTGGTTCAAGAAAATACATTGTTTGTCACGATTAGTCAGTCCGGTGAAACGGCTGATACCTTAGCCGCACTTCAGCAAATTAAGCGATTTGCCAAAGAAAAGAATGTTTCAACGCTCACCATTTGTAATGTTCCTGAATCTAGTCTAACGCGTGAATCTGATTTAACGTTCCTAACACATGCCGGTCCAGAGATTGGTGTGGCTTCTACCAAAGCGTTTACCACTCAGTTGGTTGCACTCTCATTGCTGGTTACTGTTATTGGTAAGGTTCAACAGCGAATTTCAGAGGAGCGAGAAACAATTATTGTTAAAGGTCTGCAAAAACTTCCAGGTCTAATTAGCAATGCGCTTGCACATGAAGAAAGAATCACTGAGATTGCAAAAACCTTTGCTGATAAAGAGAATGCCTTGTTTTTGGGGCGAGGAACCATGTACCCGATCGCTATGGAAGGTGCTCTTAAATTAAAAGAGATTAGCTATATTCATGCCGAGGCTTACCCCGCAGGAGAGCTTAAGCATGGTCCACTTGCCTTGATTGATGAAAATATTCCGGTTATTGCTATTGCGCCTCATGATGATTTGCTGGAAAAGCTCAAGTCAAACTTACAGGAAGTGAAAGCACGTGGTGGGCAAATGATCATCTTTGAAGATGAGCAATCTAATATAGGCTCTGAAGATCAATTGATGGTTGTAAAGTCGACAAAAAATGTTGGGCGTATTACTGCGCCAATTACCTTTAATATCCCATTGCAGTTGTTGGCTTATCATGTAGCCTTGATTAAGGGGACTGATGTGGATCAGCCTAGGAATTTAGCAAAATCAGTGACAGTTGAATAAATGAGTATGAAAGTAAAAACGGTAGAGGGAAAAGAGTTTTCTTCGGTTCAAGGTGTGGCTTTATTGGATTCAGCAATAAATGCAGGGTTGATTTTTGAGTATAGTTGTAAGAATGGGCAGTGTGGCGTCTGCAAAACAGCACTATTGGAAGGAGAGGTTAAGGAGTTAAAGCCGCAGCTTTCCCTTACTCAACAGGACTGTGAGAAAGGAATGGTTTTGAGTTGCTGTTGTGAGCCTGTTTCAGATGTGTTGATTGATGCTGAAGATTTGAGTGCGTTACACGGAATAGAAGTTAAAACCCTTCCCGCAAGAATTAATGCTATTGAGCAAAAGTCTGCGGGTATAGTGAAAGTTAAGTTGAGGCTACCACCTTCAGCAGATTTTCAATTTTTAGAAGGGCAGTATATTGATGTAATTGGTCCAAATGGTGTTCAGAGAAGTTATTCTGTTGCAAGTACGTCAGCGAATAAGGAGATCGCACTTTTAATTAAAAAAGTTGAAGGTGGGGTTTTGAGTGAGTATTGGTTTGAGGTTGCTAAAGAAAACGATTTGGTTCGCATAGAGGGGCCAAAAGGGACGTTTTTTGTAAGGGATGTAAATAAGCCGCTATTGTTTTTGGGGACAGGTACAGGGATTGCCCCAATTATTTCGATGTTGAAACGCTTGAATGAAGATAAAAGTTTTGTGCAAAAATTTCCGATATATGTGTTTTGGGGTAATAGGCATGTAGAAGATTTTGTTTGGAAACCTGTGTTGAAAAAGCTTAATGTTGAATTTTATCAAGTTTTATCTCGTTCTGATGAGGTTTGGGATAAATCGGTAGGTTATGTTCAAGATGTGGCTTTAGGTACAGTGCCTAGTATAAAAGAATTTCATGTGTATGCTTGTGGGTCAAACCAGATGATTCAGAATGCTAGGGAGCTGTTTTGTGGTGCAGGGTTGTTGGAAAAGAACTTTTTTTCGGATGCATTTGTACAAAGTTATTAATTTTTAAGAAAGTATGGGATGAATTGAATGAAAGCAGTGATTTTGGCCGGTGGGTTAGGAACCCGCTTGAGTGAAGAGACAAGTGTACGACCTAAGCCTATGGTGGAAATCGGCGGAAAGCCTATTTTGTGGCATATTATGAAGATGTACTCATCACATGGGATTAATGACTTTGTAATTTGCTGTGGATATAAGGGGTATGTAATTAAGGAGTATTTTGCGAACTATTTTTTACATCAGTCTGATGTGACATTTTGTATGAAAGAAAATCGAATGGATGTTCATGAAAAGCGCGCAGAGCCTTGGACTGTAACCCTTGTTGATACGGGGGATAGTTCCATGACAGGTGGAAGGCTTGGAAGAGTGGCAGATTATATTAAAGATGATGAAGCTTTTTGTTTTACATACGGCGATGGTGTTTCTGACGTAAATATTTCAGCATTGGTTGAATTTCATAAATCTCACGGAAAACAAGCTACGTTAACGGCGACTTACCCTCCTGGGCGTTTTGGGGCGTTAGATATTCAAAATCACCAAATTAAACAGTTTAAAGAGAAGCCTAAAGGTGATGGTGCAATGATTAATGGTGGTTTTTTTGTGCTTACCCCAAAGGTGTTGGAGCGAATCACGGGTGATGATTGTGTGTGGGAGCAAAAACCCTTAATGAGTCTTGCTGAGGAAGGAGAGTTGATGGCGTTTGAGCATGAAGGTTTTTGGCAGCCAATGGATACTCTTCGTGACAAAACTTATTTAGAAGAGCTTTGGGATTCCAAACAAGCACCTTGGAAAAGTTGGGAAGACTAGAGCCATGGTTGATCAGAGTTTTTGGCAAGGGAAAAAAGTATTTCTAACCGGTCATACTGGCTTTAAGGGGAGTTGGATGTCCCTTTGGTTGGCTGAGATGGGAGCGATAGTAAAAGGTTATGCATTGAGCCCGCCAACTAGTCCCAGTTTATTTCAAGAAGCCAAGATCTCCGGAAAAATAGATTCGCAGATTGGAGATATTAGAGATTTTGATGCACTCAAAGCAAGTATGTACGGTTTTAATCCCGATATCCTCATTCATATGGCTGCTCAACCCCTTGTAAGGTTGTCTTATAAAGAGCCTCTCGAGACCTATGATGTCAATGTTATGGGAACGGCTAAGGTACTTGAGGCAGCAAGAAGTTGTGAAAATCTTAAAGCAATAGTTAGTGTTACCACCGATAAGTGTTATGAAAACAAAGAGTGGGTTTGGGGGTATCGTGAGGATGAGCCAATGGGAGGGTTTGATCCATATAGTAGCTCAAAAGGTTGTGCAGAGCTTGTTACTTCAGCATATCGACGTTCGTTTTTGCAGTCTGAAAATGTAGGGCTAGCTTCGGCTCGGGCAGGTAATGTTATTGGGGGTGGTGATTGGGCAGAAGATAGATTGATTCCTGATATTCTACGTGCCTTTGAGAAAAATAATGCTGTAGTTGTTCGTAACCCTAAATCAACGCGTCCATGGCAGCATGTTCTTGAGCCATTGTCAGGGTATTTGGTACTGGCTCAAAACCTTTATCAAAATCCAGATAAGTATGCTGAAGGCTGGAATTTTGGTCCTAATGAGGAAGATGCAAAACCTGTTGATTGGATTTTAGACAAAATATCAGCGCTTTGGCCTGACTCTGAATGGAAGTTAGATGAAGGTGATCACCCGCATGAAGCAGGTTATTTAAAGCTGGATATTTCAAAAGCCAAGTCTTACCTGTATTGGCAACCTACTTGGCGTCTGGAGCAAACTTTAGAGCGGATTGTTAGATGGCACAAAGCATGGTTAAGTGAAGAAGATATGCAGCATGTGTGTTTAGAAGAAATTAATGATTACATGAGAGATATGAATAATGCAAACCACTGAATCAATTAGAAGCGAAATTTCTGAGTTAGTAAAGAAATATGCTGAACTACAGTACGCTGAAAAACCATTTGAGCCAGGAAAGTCGGTTGTGCCGCCCTCAGGAAAAGTCATTGGTGAACTGGAGCTTCAATATATGGTTGAAGCATCGTTAGATGGTTGGTTGACTACAGGGCGTTTTAACGAACAATTTGAAAAAGAATTGGCAGAATTTATTGGGGTGAACCACCTTATTACGGTTAACTCAGGTTCTTCAGCAAATTTGGTTGCCTTTGCAGCATTAACATCACCTAAATTAGGTAATAGGGCTGTTAAGAAAGGGGATGAGGTTATCGGGGTTGCTGCAGGATTTCCAACAACTGTTAACCCCATAGTTCAATTCGGTGCTATTCCTGTTTTTGTGGATGTAGATATTAAAACTCATAATGTGAATGCGGACTTGATTGAGGCTGCCATTACACCTAAAACCAAAGCAATTATGTTGGCTCATACTCTTGGTAACCCATTTGATATAGCCAAAGTAAAAGCAATATGTGAAAAGCATAATTTATGGCTGGTTGAAGATTGTTGTGATGCATTGGGTGCAAAGTATGATGGTCAGCATGTCGGGACATTTGGTGATATTGCAACTTGTAGTTTCTATCCTGCCCACCATATAACAATGGGTGAGGGAGGGGCGGTTTTTACTAAAAATCCACAGTTGATTGCGATTGCTGAATCATTTAGGGATTGGGGTAGAGACTGTTATTGCAAGCCTGGATGTGATAACACCTGCGGTACTAGATTTAATATGCAGCTAGGGGATCTTCCGCAGGGGTATGATCATAAATATACCTACTCTCACCTAGGCTATAACTTAAAAATTTCAGATATGCAAGCCGCTTGTGGATTAGCTCAGTTAAAGCGATTGCCTGAATTTATAGAAAAGCGCAATACTAATTTTGATTATCTGAAAAAGCGCTTAGCTTCTGTAACTGATTTTATCGAGCTAACAGAGCCAACAGAGGGGTCTAATCCTTCATGGTTTGGTTTTCCAGTTACGGTTAAAGAGTCAACGGGAATTAATCGCGTTGACTTAACAAAATATCTGGATCAACAGAAAATTGGAACAAGATTGTTGTTTGCTGGAAATTTAATTCGACAGCCATACTTTAAAGATATTGAGTATAGGGTCGTTGGAGATTTGACTAATACAGATGAAACGATGAATCAAACACTTTGGCTTGGTATTTATCCGGGTTTAGGAAAAGAGCAGCTGGATTATATAGCTGAAAAACTAGAAGAGTTTTTTGGTGTGAATTTCTAATTGAGCAATAGTTGGAATTATGCATATTATTTTTGATTTGGATGGGACTCTGATTGATAGCAGGCAGGGGATTTTAAATACGTTGGATGTTGTAAGTCAAAAGGTTATAGGATCAAAATTTCAGTGCAATGTGTCTCAAATAGGCCCTCCTATTGCGGAAATGCTGAAGTTGTTTTTTCCAGATGTTTCAGGTAAGGATATGAATCTTGCTCTTACTGAGTTTAGAGGACACTACGATAGTCAAGGTTGGTCAGAATATAAGCTATATGATGATATAAAGTCTGTTTTAAATAAATTGAAAAAGAAAGGCTATAAACTTTCGGTTGCAACTAATAAGCCGAAAATTCCAACCTGTAAAATTTTGAAAGACGCTGGGATCGAAAAAATGTTTGAAAATATTTTATGTTTTGATGCTGACAAGTATTTATCAAAGTCTTCTATGGTGACTGAAATTATTTGTGCTGGTAGAGATTCATATGTCATGGTGGGAGACTCGTATGATGACGGTAAGGCTGCTAAGGAAAATGGAATTAAATTTGTTTATTGTAGTTATGGTTTTGGTCTGGCAGAAGATTATGCCGCGAGAATTCAAAGCTTTAGCGAGCTGTTAGAGGTGGTGTAAATGAAGAAAGATTCAGTAATTTTTGACTGTACGATTAGGGAAGCTGGCTACCAGACAGGGTGGCATTTTGATAAGAAATTTGTTATTGAATGGTACCAGTTACTTTTGGCTTCGAAAATAGATTATATGGAATTAGGTTTCTTTCATGATCAGAAGCATGATCCGGGTCGAGGGATTTATCGATATTGTTCTCAAAGAAACCAGGAAATTAAGGATGTTCTTGAGCGGATAAAAAGTAGAACTAAGCTGTCATCTATGCTTGACTTGCAAAGACCACTTTCAGAAATCCTGCCACAGGAAGACACAATTATCGATACAATAAGGATAATTAATAGGTCACACGAAAATGATTTTAACGCATTAGCTAAAAAAGTTGAGGAGCTTAGTAATAAAGGTTACGAAGTTTGCATTAATTATACGAGTTCTGGCTATAACACAAGAGAAATGAATAGAGATTTTCTACAATTTTCGAAGGATTCTGGTGTTTCAGCTGTCTATTTTGCAGACACAGAAAGTGTGTTTACTGAAGATTATGTAAAAGAGCTAATTGAAGAGTGTGATGCTCTTGATGTGACAAATTATGGATTGCATTTTCATGATAAGAGAGGTTTAGCAAAAGACCTGATGACAATGTCATATGAGATGGGGTGCAGAAAATTCGATTCAACATTACTTGGATTCGGTGGGAAGTGGCATGATTGGAACTTAACATCAGAATTTATATTTGAGTTTTTTGAAATAAAACCTGATCCTGTTGAGTTTAATAATAGAAGAAGAGACTTGGTTCAGCAAATTATTAAATACAAACAATATGATACAACAGTTATTGAAGACTAATTTTTATGAATGTTTTGATAACCGGTGGTAATGGTGGGATAGGTTCTGCTATTAAAGAAGTTTTTTTAGATAATCAAGCTAACATATTTTCTCCTAGTAGCAAGGAAGTTGATCTTGTTTCCGAAGATTCTATTTACCGTTACCTTGAAAAATTGCCCGAGATTGATGTTTTTATACATTGTGCAGGGATAAATGAACCTGTTCCGTTTTTAAGTTTAGTAAAAGATTCTCTCAATGATACTTTGTCTGTAAATGTTCTTTCTGCCGTCGAAATTTCTCAGTATATGCTTACAAAAATGAAAAAAAGAAAGTTTGGAAGAATGGTTTACGTTTCATCGCTTTGGTCAACTCTTGGCAGAGAAGGTAGATCCTCTTATTCTATGAGTAAAGCAGCCTTGGACGCACTGATGAGAAATATTGCTGTCGAATTTGGTAAATACGATATTTTAATTAATTCTGTTGTCCCAGGATTTGTAGATACTCCCTTGACTAGGAAAAACTTGAGTCAAGAACGTATTAATGAAATTACAAATAATACGCCAATTAATAAACTTGTTTCAGCTGAAGAAATTGCTCAGATAACTTATTTTTTGTGCAGAAAGGAAAATCAGTCAATTACAGGACAGTCTATTTTTGTTGATGGTGGATATTCTATTTTAGGTTAAAAAGGTGTTTGAAGAATGAATACAATTGCGATTAATTCGGGCGAAAAGAATTATGAAGTTACAGTTTTAAATCAGAAAAGTTTACAAAGTGAATTTGATGGGATCGCTAATAAATATAGAAAATTGGTAATTTTAGTTGATGCCAATATTAAGGCTTTATATCCTGATATTGTAGATTATGAAAAATATGATTATCTGGTGCTGGATGCGACTGAAGAACAAAAAAGTTTTCACAACTTAGATTTGGTATTTGATTTTTATCAAAAAATTGGTATGCAGAAAAAAGATGTTGTAATAGCACTAGGCGGTGGAATTATTCAGGATATAGTTTCCTTAACAACAAAAATTTATTGGAGAGGCATTGATCACTATCTTGTTCCGACAACTTTGTTATCTATGGCAGATAGTTCAATAGGAGCTAAATGTGGTATTAATTATAGAGACAAAAAGAACCAGATAGCAGTTTTTTATTCACCTTCTGGTGTTATTCAAAATCTGGAGTTTTTGAACACACTCAAAGATGAAGATATTGTTTCTGGTGTTGGAGAGATTGTTAAGCTTTTAATTACTAGTAGTGAAGAAGATTTTATTTTTCTTGAAAATAACATTCTTGATGCTTTAAAAGATCGGTCAAGATTTGCAGAACTTATCATTAGAAGTTTGTTATCGAAGAAAGCTGTTATTGAAGAAGATGAGTATGAATCAGACTTAAGACGTGTGTTGAACTATGGACATACTCTAGGGCATGCTGTCGAGTCTTTAAGTAATTATGCAATTCCTCACGGTGTGGCTGTTTTATGGGGTATGGATATCATGAATTATGTTGCCAAACAAAGAGGGTATATGCCGGAAACTTTATATCAAAGAATAAATCACTTGATTGTAAGCATCTACGATATTTCAAAAATAACAGTTGGTGATTATGAAAAATTACTAAATTTAGTGAAAAGTGATAAGAAGGTTGAAGGCAGTAAAATTAATATTGTATACCCAGAAGCTCTTGGCAGATTAGTTATTAAACCAATCGAAATTGACAATAATTTTTTGCAAAATATTAAAGAATATTATGGTGAGTAACTGTCTTGTACATCGGAGTTGATTTAGGTGTTAGCTTCATTAAATTTGCTTTATTTGATGAAGACACAATTTTAAGTGTAAAGCGAGTTCCAGCACCAACTTCTAAGCATCAAGTAGGTTATTTGCATGAAACGGATGCAGAGCTTTTTTTTGAATTAGTTAAGTCAAATTTAGATGATTTTGCAAGCCGTTATGAATCCATAAAAGGAATTCTGTTTTCTACTCAAATGCATGGGGTTGTTTTGTTTAATAAGCAGAACCGTATAGCTTCAAGTTATATAAGTTGGAAAGATCGACGAAGTGAACATTTTTATGTTGGTGGTGGCAGTGCGTTAGAGCATTTGTCTAAAATAATCCCCTTAACTTCACTAAAGAAAACGGGAATGCCTCTTCGTTCGGGTTTGCCCTCAGTTAATTTGTTTGTAATAAATCGACAGGACAGTGAACTGGCCAAAAATAAGACTTTTGGAACCATTGCTGATTATGTTGTATGCAAATTGACTGAATCAGATATGGCAACAAGTTTAAGTAATGCGGCTGGGACAGGCTTATTTAACCTTGAAATAAATGATTGGAATTATGAATTAATAGAATTGCTTGGCCTTGAATTTGACTTGCCAGACGTAATGTATGGGCTGAATCAGCCTATTGGTCAGTATAAGGGGGTTGATGTTTTTTCTCCGATAGGGGATCAACAAGCTGCCCTTTATGGATTAGAGCAAAACCTGGATAGAAAAGCTGTTAGCAATATAGCGACAGGAAGTCAGGCTACAGTAGTGAGTTCCAAATTAATCATGAGTAGTGGTTTTCAGACCCGACCATTTATTGATGACTCATATCTATTTACAATCCCATTTATACCCGCAGGAAGAGTGCTAAACTCTCTAGTTGTGTTTTTTCAGAGTATTTCAAATGAGCTTTTCCAAGAAAATTTTTCATATGATCAAATTTGGAATTATTTTTCAAAATATATCAATTCCATTGAAGAAAACTCAAGCTTAGATTCTGAAAAGGAATTTTTGAAAGTAGATACAGACTTGATAGGCAGTTTCAGCTCTGATGGGGGTAGCATCAAAAATATTACAGAGAATAATTTTCATTTGAACGCTCTGGTGAAAGCCTTTTTATTTGATATCGTTGAAAATCACATCAAAGCGATTGAACAGCTAAAAGAAACTGGTGTCATAGAATCAATTTTACTGTCAGGTGGAATACCTTCAAAGCTGAATTTAATAGTTCGCATGTTTCAATTAAATCAGGATTTGCCAGTTTATTTACCAGAAGTCAAAGAGGATGCGTTAAACGGGTTAAGGTTGCTGGTAAAAAATAAAGTAAGAAGTTGGTAAATTAAATTTTTAGATTATTCAGTGTTATTGCTGTGAGGATTACTAAATGCGATTAAGCGATTATGTAGCGGATTTTTTTGTAAAGAAGGGGTGTGAGCATGTATTCATGGTTACCGGTGGTGGAGCCATGCATTTGAATGATTCACTTGGGAAATCCGATTTGACGTGTGTTTTTAATCACCATGAACAAGCATGTGCAATTGCTGCTGAAGGATATTATAGAGTTTCTAATAAAGTTCCATTAGTAAATGTTACTTCTGGGCCTGGTGGAACAAATGCTATTACGGGTGTTTATGGGGCATGGGTTGACTCAGCTTCAATGATTGTCATCTCTGGTCAGGTGAAACGTGAAACAATGGTGGGATATTATCCTGATTTGAATTTAAGACAACTTGGTGACCAAGAGTTAGATATTATTCCGCTTGTTGATAGCATAACGAAGTATGCCGTTACCGTATGGGATAAAAATCAAATTAGATATGTTTTAGAAAAAGCTTGGTTTGAGGTAACAAATGGAAGGCCTGGACCAGTTTGGATAGATATTCCTCTCGATATTCAAGGTGCTCAAATCGACCCTGAAACCTTAGTGGGATTTGAGGTTGTGCAGCATAAAAATGCTCAAACTAAACAGAGATTAGTAACACAGGCAAAAGAAGTTTTTTCAAAAATTAAAAACTCAAAAAGACCATTATTATATTTGGGTACAGGTGTACATATCTCAGGGCAAAAAGAAAATGTTTTGAACTTCAGTCGCAAACACAATATACCTGTTGTTACCGCATGGAATAATAATGATTTAGTACCGGATTCTCACCCTTGCTATGTCGGAAGGCCGGGTACTGTAGGTGATAGAGCAGGAAATTTCGCAGTACAGGCAAGTGACTGCTTAGTTGTTCTAGGGTCTAGATTAAATATTCGGCAAATTAGTTATAACTGGGAAAATTTTGCTCCGAATGCACATGTTATTATGGTCGATATAGATTCAAATGAACTATTTAAGCCTACATTAAATGTAGATTTCCCGATTAATGCAGATTTGAAAAATTTTATGGCATGTTTACCCGGTGGAGAACAGCCCATAGGTAATGAAGAGTGGTTGAATTGGTGTATTGAAAGAAGGGATAAATACAAAATGGCAAATGAAGAGCACTTGCCAGAAAAATCGAATGCAGTTAACCCATATCGCTTCATGCATGAGTTATCAAAATATCTTTCTGAAGATCAAATAACAATAACAGGTGATGGAACTGCTTGTGTTGCAAGTTTCCAAGCTATGCAGGTGAAAGAGAATCAAAGATTGTTCACCAATTCAGGATGCGCATCAATGGGGTACGATGTGCCT
Proteins encoded in this window:
- a CDS encoding sedoheptulokinase, whose protein sequence is MYIGVDLGVSFIKFALFDEDTILSVKRVPAPTSKHQVGYLHETDAELFFELVKSNLDDFASRYESIKGILFSTQMHGVVLFNKQNRIASSYISWKDRRSEHFYVGGGSALEHLSKIIPLTSLKKTGMPLRSGLPSVNLFVINRQDSELAKNKTFGTIADYVVCKLTESDMATSLSNAAGTGLFNLEINDWNYELIELLGLEFDLPDVMYGLNQPIGQYKGVDVFSPIGDQQAALYGLEQNLDRKAVSNIATGSQATVVSSKLIMSSGFQTRPFIDDSYLFTIPFIPAGRVLNSLVVFFQSISNELFQENFSYDQIWNYFSKYINSIEENSSLDSEKEFLKVDTDLIGSFSSDGGSIKNITENNFHLNALVKAFLFDIVENHIKAIEQLKETGVIESILLSGGIPSKLNLIVRMFQLNQDLPVYLPEVKEDALNGLRLLVKNKVRSW
- a CDS encoding thiamine pyrophosphate-binding protein, with product MRLSDYVADFFVKKGCEHVFMVTGGGAMHLNDSLGKSDLTCVFNHHEQACAIAAEGYYRVSNKVPLVNVTSGPGGTNAITGVYGAWVDSASMIVISGQVKRETMVGYYPDLNLRQLGDQELDIIPLVDSITKYAVTVWDKNQIRYVLEKAWFEVTNGRPGPVWIDIPLDIQGAQIDPETLVGFEVVQHKNAQTKQRLVTQAKEVFSKIKNSKRPLLYLGTGVHISGQKENVLNFSRKHNIPVVTAWNNNDLVPDSHPCYVGRPGTVGDRAGNFAVQASDCLVVLGSRLNIRQISYNWENFAPNAHVIMVDIDSNELFKPTLNVDFPINADLKNFMACLPGGEQPIGNEEWLNWCIERRDKYKMANEEHLPEKSNAVNPYRFMHELSKYLSEDQITITGDGTACVASFQAMQVKENQRLFTNSGCASMGYDVPASIGAYYASNRTVNCLAGDGSIMMNIQELATIAGNKIPIKIFVLNNNGYHSIRQTQNNYFPSGKMGFQPDNGVKLPDFEKIAYGYSLPYFAVKELGAVEQVYKEIQRCEGPVLCEVFLDVEQEFMPKLSSRKLEDGTMVSATLEDMYPFLPEDEMLKNRV